A single Pyxicephalus adspersus chromosome 8, UCB_Pads_2.0, whole genome shotgun sequence DNA region contains:
- the FSIP2 gene encoding fibrous sheath-interacting protein 2, producing the protein MEMAWKLGKKVPVKPNQKYIFWRGKLGETLYIPQCSSEFDFSCDPFDPAYNALHDPHLKEFFNKKNKKHHLRTHGFLIHQDDKVLCSLKELNDYNNYSVKKLNELNRHNQKEKVHLEKQETNFMATCSNGTNKGLFIQGYQIQQKSK; encoded by the exons ATGGAGATGGCTTG GAAACTTGGGAAGAAAGTCCCTGTGAAGCCAAAccagaaatacatattttggagAGGAAAGCTTGGAGAGACG ctttataTACCACAATGCAGCTCGGAGTTCGATTTTAGCTGTGACCCTTTTGATCCGGCTTATAATGCCCTGCATGACCCACACCTGAAagaattctttaacaaaaaaaataaaaaacatcatctTAGAACACATGGATTTTTAATACATCAGGATGACAag gtACTTTGCTCATTAAAGGAGTTAAATGACTATAACAACTACTCTGTGAAGAAACTTAATGAACTTAATAGACATAATCAAAAGGAAAAA GTTCACCTGGAAAAACAAGAAACCAATTTTATGGCAACTTG TTCTAACGGCACCAACAAAGGCCTTTTTATACAAGGCTATCAAATACAGCAAAAAAGCAAGTAA